A single Fusobacterium hominis DNA region contains:
- a CDS encoding LUD domain-containing protein: MDNNLMWYKDKRIENLSKVLIDKEYVICKVDSLEEAKIKILSLLSKEKSVALGDTWELNDEEFLNKLRNFKFFDCFNRERNSCEIKRNSLIADISILEGEFVTEDGQVIVVGDYNTSSALFGAKNIIVLLSEDKIVKSLDVALNKVDQLEKYFKLRSEKLGNINDGLSIGIIENGRKFNKRITLVITR, translated from the coding sequence ATGGATAATAATTTAATGTGGTATAAGGATAAAAGAATAGAAAACTTAAGTAAGGTTCTTATTGATAAAGAATATGTAATTTGTAAAGTTGATTCATTAGAAGAAGCTAAAATAAAAATTTTATCGCTTTTAAGTAAAGAAAAATCAGTTGCACTAGGAGATACTTGGGAGTTAAATGACGAAGAGTTTTTAAATAAGTTAAGGAACTTTAAATTTTTTGATTGTTTTAATCGTGAAAGAAATTCTTGTGAAATAAAAAGAAACTCTCTAATAGCTGATATATCTATATTAGAAGGAGAATTTGTAACAGAAGATGGACAAGTTATTGTAGTAGGAGATTACAATACTAGTTCAGCGTTATTTGGAGCTAAAAATATAATAGTTTTATTATCAGAAGATAAAATTGTGAAGTCTCTTGATGTAGCTTTAAATAAAGTGGATCAGTTAGAAAAATATTTTAAACTAAGAAGTGAAAAACTTGGAAATATAAATGATGGTTTAAGTATAGGAATAATTGAAAATGGACGAAAGTTCAATAAACGAATAACTTTAGTAATAACAAGATAA